A stretch of Synergistales bacterium DNA encodes these proteins:
- a CDS encoding aminotransferase class I/II-fold pyridoxal phosphate-dependent enzyme, protein MKYQRMAMEEESPEQLGYNTIRNNLTESSVRDRSLGELGVTIDDMLLPYGDHLGKPELREAIAADVGPPLSAGQVLITAGAATALFIVATSLLEKGEHMVVARPNYATNISTPETIGADISYLDLDFEEGFALDIERLNSMVRPETQYISLTYPHNPTGTMLSREKLEAIVGIAESQGCYLLFDETYRELTCGTPLPVAASLSDRVISVSSMSKSFGIPGIRIGWLMTANPELFNTFLAAKEQIGIASSVLDEEIAYQAFARRGSLLPAIRDYNRQALDRVRDWMQKEPRMEWVEPEGGVVCFPGIREGLGISVDRFYRELNTTHGTYVGPGHWFSMPRRFMRVGYAWPTPEELGRGLESISRSLDAATP, encoded by the coding sequence ATGAAATATCAGCGTATGGCCATGGAAGAGGAATCGCCGGAACAGCTTGGGTATAACACAATCCGCAACAACCTCACCGAAAGCTCCGTCCGCGACCGCAGTCTCGGCGAACTGGGGGTCACCATCGATGATATGCTCCTCCCCTACGGGGACCATCTGGGCAAACCCGAGCTCCGCGAGGCGATTGCCGCCGATGTGGGCCCCCCGCTCTCGGCCGGACAGGTACTCATCACCGCCGGGGCCGCCACCGCTCTGTTCATCGTTGCCACCAGTCTCCTGGAAAAGGGCGAACATATGGTGGTGGCCAGACCCAATTACGCCACGAACATCTCCACTCCCGAAACCATCGGGGCGGATATCAGCTACCTGGACCTCGATTTCGAGGAAGGCTTCGCACTCGATATCGAACGTCTCAACAGCATGGTCCGACCGGAGACACAGTACATCAGCCTCACCTATCCCCACAATCCCACGGGGACCATGCTGAGCAGGGAAAAGCTGGAGGCGATCGTTGGCATCGCCGAATCGCAGGGATGCTATCTCCTGTTCGACGAAACCTACCGGGAGCTCACCTGCGGCACCCCCCTTCCCGTCGCGGCGAGCCTCAGCGACAGGGTCATCAGTGTCTCCTCCATGTCCAAAAGCTTCGGCATTCCAGGTATACGGATAGGGTGGCTCATGACGGCGAATCCCGAACTCTTCAATACCTTTCTTGCCGCCAAGGAACAGATCGGCATCGCCTCCAGCGTGCTCGACGAGGAGATCGCCTACCAGGCGTTTGCAAGGAGGGGATCACTGCTCCCGGCCATCCGGGACTATAACCGGCAGGCCCTCGACAGGGTGCGCGACTGGATGCAGAAGGAACCCAGGATGGAGTGGGTGGAACCGGAAGGAGGTGTGGTCTGCTTCCCGGGAATCAGGGAAGGCCTGGGCATCTCCGTCGACCGGTTCTACAGGGAACTCAACACCACCCACGGGACCTATGTGGGGCCCGGACACTGGTTCTCCATGCCCCGCCGCTTCATGCGTGTCGGATACGCCTGGCCCACTCCGGAGGAGCTTGGCCGGGGACTGGAGTCCATCTCCCGCTCCCTTGATGCCGCGACCCCGTAA
- a CDS encoding ABC transporter substrate-binding protein — protein MRIVSLLPSATELVYALGIEGDLAAVSRFCDWPLQCRSLPAVGDMLHVDTEAIRRIRPDIVLYSPFFHDRWLPPKDWGGTVRIPCDCHSVADILQLVAALGESAHCADRAARLQHWIKEQRRTIQTKAEGIQRRPRVLRVLDCVDDPEEPSLIVAGPRSLQGRCIQEAGGEVPFGEREEHYFRTPFSEVSRRVVDALLLCTYRSEGGTMETAAERCLENHGFGRSGRLLRLPCALVCRNSHRVVYLLAALCGLFGGAPVAVVPWDRDRGRSEGSGMEWRCSR, from the coding sequence ATGCGCATTGTGTCCCTGCTCCCCTCTGCCACGGAACTGGTCTACGCACTGGGAATTGAGGGAGACCTGGCTGCGGTCTCCCGGTTTTGCGACTGGCCGCTGCAGTGCCGGAGTCTTCCTGCCGTCGGAGACATGCTCCATGTAGATACCGAAGCGATCCGGAGGATCCGCCCGGATATCGTGCTCTATTCCCCCTTCTTTCATGACCGCTGGTTGCCGCCGAAGGATTGGGGCGGCACGGTGCGAATCCCCTGCGACTGCCACTCTGTCGCCGATATCCTGCAGCTTGTCGCTGCCCTGGGCGAGTCCGCCCACTGTGCGGATCGTGCCGCCCGCTTGCAACATTGGATAAAGGAACAGCGCAGAACAATCCAGACAAAAGCAGAGGGAATCCAGAGGCGCCCCCGTGTGCTCCGCGTCCTCGACTGCGTCGATGACCCGGAAGAACCCTCGCTGATTGTGGCGGGACCCCGGAGTCTCCAGGGCCGATGTATCCAGGAAGCTGGAGGCGAGGTGCCCTTCGGCGAACGGGAGGAGCATTATTTCCGCACCCCCTTTTCCGAGGTGTCGCGTCGGGTCGTGGACGCGCTGCTTCTCTGCACCTACCGTTCAGAGGGGGGTACAATGGAGACTGCGGCGGAACGGTGCCTTGAAAACCATGGATTCGGAAGGTCCGGTAGGTTACTGCGGCTTCCCTGTGCATTGGTGTGCCGGAACTCCCACAGGGTGGTCTACCTGCTCGCCGCGCTGTGCGGGCTCTTTGGAGGAGCACCTGTCGCCGTGGTTCCCTGGGACCGGGACAGGGGCCGCAGCGAGGGGTCGGGAATGGAATGGAGGTGTTCGAGATGA
- a CDS encoding MTH938/NDUFAF3 family protein, translated as MIESTRFGSITIDGRSYEKDVLIRLSGAVKKRKKKLSKAHYGTSHIISRDEAEHVYEEGCEQLVVGTGQNDLVRLSGEAETFFREHHVDVVLLPTPRAIQFFNESEGKKVGLFHITC; from the coding sequence ATGATCGAATCGACGCGTTTCGGTTCCATCACCATCGACGGAAGGAGCTACGAGAAGGATGTTCTGATCCGGCTGTCGGGGGCTGTGAAAAAACGCAAGAAGAAGCTTTCCAAAGCGCACTACGGGACATCCCACATCATCTCCCGCGATGAGGCGGAGCATGTCTATGAAGAGGGCTGCGAACAGCTGGTGGTGGGCACGGGACAGAACGATCTGGTGCGGCTCTCCGGAGAGGCGGAGACCTTCTTCCGGGAGCACCATGTGGACGTTGTGCTGCTGCCGACGCCCCGGGCCATCCAGTTTTTCAACGAGTCGGAGGGAAAGAAGGTCGGTCTCTTCCACATCACCTGTTGA
- a CDS encoding alkaline phosphatase codes for MQWNRNWTKRVGWIVAVASLAVFLLAGFGQTQASAQAKYVFLMLGDGMGLPQRNAAEIYMAAQQGKELRPGIVKLEMDTMPAQGMCTTYSTNSIITDSAAAGTAIATGRKTKSGVVCMDPSGKESYKTIAEMAHEQGMKVGIVSTVSIEHATPATFYGHTPDRGTYYDLARQLGKSGFEYFGGGGFRYPRGRDGDRPDAIEFVKEQGYTVTDTTEDFNKLNAKDNPKVLAFNPTIVGGASMPYVIDNVQDTISIADYTKKGVELLDNPRGFFMMVEGGKIDWACHANDAVSAIQNTIAFDEAVKVAMDFYNDHKDETLVIVTGDHECGGLTIGFAGTKYDTFFGVLGQQKSSYEGFNADFAAYRNEHELSGAGFEDILPLIKEHFGLHVAGDSPSSDSEEPALALDEFEYQKLEDAFVRSMKGEEVKAGNEETYLLYGGYEPLTVTITHILDNKAGMAWTSYSHTGVPVPVSALGVNQESFNGFYDNTDIFTKMVQAMEL; via the coding sequence ATGCAGTGGAACAGGAATTGGACCAAGCGCGTTGGTTGGATTGTGGCGGTGGCCTCGCTTGCCGTTTTTCTCCTGGCCGGTTTCGGCCAGACCCAGGCGTCGGCCCAGGCGAAGTATGTCTTTCTGATGCTCGGTGACGGAATGGGGCTCCCCCAGAGGAACGCCGCCGAGATCTACATGGCGGCCCAGCAGGGCAAGGAACTGCGCCCGGGGATCGTGAAGCTCGAGATGGACACCATGCCGGCCCAGGGGATGTGCACCACCTACTCCACAAACTCCATCATCACCGACTCGGCGGCTGCCGGCACGGCGATCGCCACCGGCAGAAAGACCAAGTCCGGCGTTGTCTGCATGGATCCCTCCGGCAAGGAGAGCTACAAGACCATCGCCGAGATGGCCCACGAGCAGGGGATGAAGGTCGGCATCGTCTCCACGGTCTCCATCGAGCACGCCACCCCGGCCACCTTCTACGGCCACACACCCGACAGGGGCACCTACTACGACCTGGCCAGGCAGCTCGGCAAAAGCGGCTTCGAGTACTTCGGCGGCGGCGGGTTCCGCTATCCCAGGGGCCGCGACGGCGACAGGCCCGATGCCATCGAGTTCGTCAAGGAGCAGGGATACACCGTCACCGATACCACCGAGGACTTCAACAAGCTCAACGCCAAAGACAACCCCAAGGTGCTCGCCTTCAACCCCACCATCGTTGGCGGCGCCTCCATGCCCTACGTGATCGACAATGTGCAGGACACGATTTCCATCGCCGACTACACGAAGAAGGGCGTCGAACTGCTGGACAACCCCAGGGGCTTTTTCATGATGGTCGAGGGCGGCAAGATCGACTGGGCCTGCCACGCCAACGACGCCGTCTCGGCCATCCAGAACACCATCGCCTTCGACGAGGCGGTCAAGGTGGCCATGGATTTCTACAACGACCACAAGGACGAGACCCTGGTCATCGTCACCGGTGACCACGAGTGCGGCGGGCTGACCATCGGTTTCGCCGGCACCAAGTACGACACCTTCTTCGGTGTCCTGGGCCAACAGAAATCCTCCTACGAGGGCTTCAACGCCGACTTCGCCGCCTACCGCAACGAGCATGAGCTCAGCGGGGCCGGCTTCGAGGATATTCTGCCTCTGATCAAGGAGCACTTCGGCCTCCATGTCGCCGGGGACAGCCCGAGCTCCGACAGTGAGGAGCCTGCCCTGGCTCTCGACGAGTTCGAGTACCAGAAGCTTGAGGACGCCTTCGTCCGCAGCATGAAGGGCGAAGAGGTCAAAGCCGGCAACGAGGAGACCTACCTCCTCTACGGCGGGTACGAACCCCTTACGGTGACCATCACCCACATCCTGGACAACAAGGCCGGCATGGCCTGGACCTCCTACTCCCACACCGGAGTGCCCGTGCCGGTTTCCGCCCTCGGCGTGAACCAGGAGAGCTTCAACGGCTTCTACGACAACACGGACATCTTCACCAAGATGGTCCAGGCCATGGAGCTGTAG
- a CDS encoding YibE/F family protein produces the protein MLDRIREWFFYDTGRKDLIFTALVLLACVALFSMETGFESQVDQEAEHVRGEVLATDDSDVQQFGIVKSGTQILQVEVLEGAHSGETHRALNNLVGKMELDTVFSKGDTVLLDLTIDDGDVRNVHASSHYRLGTEAFLLVLFAGALVLFAGFTGCKALLSFLFAALAIWKVVLPSFLKGYDPILVSLGLVAALTFIVIFLVAGFDKKGLAAFLGSFLGLGLTCVLALIFADPFHLQGVVRPFSETLLYSGYAHLDLTRIFLAGVFFASSGAVMDLGMDIAASCREIVHHHPRISPGQLLKSGLMVGRAVIGTMTTTLLLAYSGSYITMLMVFMARGIPMENILNINYVAAELLHTLVGSFGLVTVAPFTALVAAFVYTRH, from the coding sequence ATGCTCGACAGAATACGGGAATGGTTTTTCTACGATACCGGCCGGAAGGATCTCATTTTCACCGCTTTGGTACTCCTCGCCTGTGTCGCGCTGTTTTCCATGGAAACCGGTTTCGAAAGCCAGGTAGACCAGGAAGCCGAACATGTCCGCGGGGAGGTGCTGGCTACCGACGACAGCGACGTCCAGCAATTCGGAATCGTGAAGTCGGGGACCCAGATCCTCCAGGTTGAGGTCCTCGAAGGGGCCCACAGCGGCGAGACACACCGGGCGCTGAACAATCTGGTGGGGAAGATGGAGCTGGATACGGTGTTCTCCAAGGGGGACACGGTACTGCTGGATCTGACCATCGACGACGGTGATGTTCGGAATGTCCACGCATCCTCGCACTACAGGCTGGGGACCGAGGCCTTTCTGCTGGTACTCTTCGCCGGCGCGCTGGTGCTCTTCGCCGGGTTTACGGGATGCAAGGCGCTGCTCTCCTTCCTCTTTGCGGCGCTGGCGATCTGGAAGGTGGTGCTCCCTTCCTTCCTCAAGGGCTACGACCCCATTCTTGTCTCACTCGGACTGGTGGCGGCGCTCACCTTTATCGTGATCTTTCTCGTGGCCGGGTTCGACAAGAAGGGACTGGCCGCATTCCTCGGTTCCTTCCTGGGCCTTGGCCTGACCTGTGTCCTTGCCCTGATCTTCGCCGATCCCTTCCACCTGCAGGGCGTGGTGCGGCCCTTCTCCGAAACCTTGCTCTATTCCGGATACGCCCATCTCGATCTCACCCGCATCTTTCTGGCGGGGGTCTTCTTCGCCTCCTCCGGGGCGGTGATGGACCTGGGGATGGACATCGCCGCTTCCTGCCGGGAGATCGTCCACCATCATCCCAGGATTTCCCCGGGGCAGCTGCTGAAATCGGGGCTCATGGTGGGCCGTGCGGTGATCGGAACCATGACCACCACGCTGCTTCTGGCCTATTCCGGCAGCTATATCACCATGCTGATGGTCTTCATGGCCCGGGGAATCCCCATGGAGAATATCCTGAACATCAACTACGTAGCCGCCGAGCTCCTGCACACCCTGGTGGGCAGCTTCGGGCTCGTCACGGTCGCGCCCTTCACCGCGCTGGTGGCGGCGTTTGTCTATACGCGCCATTGA
- a CDS encoding manganese efflux pump MntP family protein, producing the protein MITLLCTALALAGDAFALSLSAGACLPAIHWTNAFRMAAACGLFQFLMPLLGVRAGFLLHTRIWQGGEAVLSLFIIAVALHMLWEATHPHRCVGKDLTSGLPLLLGALATSLDAFAVGIGATALDTNVALLAPLTGIFTALLSYAGVYLGRKSREQLGTTAEFLAAGYLGYLGFRLLWTSLPM; encoded by the coding sequence ATGATCACACTTCTCTGTACGGCACTGGCCCTCGCCGGCGACGCCTTTGCGCTTTCACTGAGCGCCGGGGCCTGCCTCCCGGCGATCCACTGGACCAACGCCTTCCGCATGGCCGCCGCCTGCGGACTCTTCCAGTTCCTCATGCCCCTTCTCGGTGTGCGCGCCGGTTTCCTTCTGCATACCAGAATCTGGCAGGGTGGGGAAGCCGTCCTCTCGCTGTTCATTATCGCCGTTGCCCTCCACATGCTCTGGGAGGCGACCCATCCCCACCGATGTGTCGGAAAGGACCTGACCTCAGGGCTCCCGCTCCTGCTGGGAGCCCTGGCCACATCGCTGGATGCCTTCGCCGTCGGGATAGGGGCAACCGCGCTGGATACCAATGTAGCGCTTCTTGCGCCCCTGACGGGGATCTTCACGGCCTTGCTCTCCTACGCAGGGGTGTACCTGGGGCGCAAGAGCCGGGAACAGCTCGGGACCACGGCGGAATTCCTGGCGGCCGGGTACCTGGGGTATCTGGGCTTCCGGTTGCTCTGGACCAGCCTCCCGATGTGA